Proteins encoded by one window of Halorubrum ruber:
- a CDS encoding protein translocase SEC61 complex subunit gamma, with amino-acid sequence MDVPYDLNSYIRVLKLASTPSTDEFLQVSKIAGAGILLIGFIGFLIFAIMSLLPGVGA; translated from the coding sequence ATGGACGTTCCGTACGACCTCAACAGCTACATTCGGGTGCTGAAGCTGGCGAGCACGCCGAGCACCGACGAGTTCCTCCAGGTGTCGAAGATCGCCGGCGCCGGGATCCTGCTCATCGGGTTCATCGGGTTCCTGATCTTCGCGATCATGAGCCTGCTCCCGGGGGTCGGCGCGTAA
- a CDS encoding thiamine pyrophosphate-dependent enzyme, which yields MSTFSAIGEEREIDRDEYTPGVEPQPTWCPGCGDFSVLKALKQALPEVGRTPEETLLCTGIGCSGKLNSYLDTYGFHTIHGRSLPVARAAKLANPDLEVIAAGGDGDGYGIGGNHFIHTARENHDMTYIVFNNEIFGLTKGQTSPTSPKGHKSKTQPHGSAKEPIKPLSMSLNAGASYVARTAAVNPNQAKEILIEAIEHDGFAHVDFLTQCPTWNKDARQYVPYIDVNESDDYEFDKTDRVEAAEMMRETEESLYEGEVLTGRFYVDEERPSYGAEKQEIGEMPEEPLAERYWDDDYEWERSHDMFLDKHA from the coding sequence ATGAGCACGTTTTCAGCGATCGGAGAGGAGCGAGAGATCGACCGCGACGAGTACACCCCCGGCGTGGAGCCGCAGCCGACGTGGTGTCCCGGCTGCGGTGACTTCAGCGTCCTGAAGGCGCTGAAACAGGCGCTGCCGGAGGTCGGGCGCACGCCCGAGGAGACCCTGCTGTGCACGGGGATCGGCTGTTCGGGCAAGCTGAACAGCTACCTCGACACGTACGGGTTCCACACGATCCACGGGCGCTCGCTGCCCGTGGCCCGCGCCGCGAAGCTCGCGAACCCCGACCTCGAAGTGATCGCCGCCGGCGGCGACGGCGACGGCTACGGGATCGGCGGGAACCACTTCATCCACACGGCCCGGGAGAACCACGACATGACGTACATCGTGTTCAACAACGAGATCTTCGGGCTCACGAAGGGGCAGACCTCCCCGACCAGCCCGAAGGGCCACAAGTCGAAGACGCAGCCCCACGGGAGCGCCAAGGAGCCGATCAAGCCGCTCTCGATGTCGCTGAACGCCGGCGCCTCCTACGTCGCCCGGACGGCCGCGGTGAACCCGAACCAGGCGAAGGAGATCCTCATCGAGGCGATCGAACACGACGGGTTCGCGCACGTCGACTTCCTCACCCAGTGTCCGACGTGGAACAAGGACGCGCGCCAGTACGTCCCGTACATCGACGTCAACGAGTCCGACGACTACGAGTTCGACAAGACGGACCGCGTCGAGGCCGCCGAGATGATGCGCGAGACGGAGGAGTCGCTGTACGAGGGCGAGGTGCTCACCGGCCGCTTCTACGTCGACGAGGAGCGACCCTCCTACGGGGCCGAGAAGCAGGAAATCGGCGAGATGCCCGAGGAGCCGCTGGCCGAGCGCTACTGGGACGACGACTACGAGTGGGAGCGCTCCCACGACATGTTCCTCGACAAACACGCCTGA
- a CDS encoding MgtC/SapB family protein, translating to MLSGVDPFVYLETNVAKLVLATALGMFLGLEREWSQKSAGIRTFALVSLAAAVFSLLDEPGLLVVGGVLVVASAVLLAVRSFVEADVDGLSLTTSASMLVAYGVGVLVAEGLFIESVTVAVLSSLLLVLKRELHAFAWGLSRQEVRSAVEFTILAFVVFPLLPAETIDPWNAVQPRLVWSLVVAVSAIGFVNYVLVKRYQGRGYAVTGFFGGLVNSTAVVAEMAKRAKGRADLREIAVGSILLANAAMAFRNAAVVAVFVPEAALVVGMPLGAITLAGIGVAVWRSDWRTNMEAELTSPFSLGNALTFGALFLVVLLVSAVAEETFGAGGFVATSFLAGLVSSGTSTTTAVSLLGTGQIGVDTAVAGVVAGTAASILIKTAFAASIARDLVRPVFLWNLLLIAVGVIAGLPLLLL from the coding sequence GTGCTGAGCGGAGTCGACCCGTTCGTCTACCTGGAGACGAACGTCGCCAAGCTGGTGCTCGCGACCGCGCTCGGCATGTTCCTCGGGTTAGAGCGGGAGTGGTCCCAGAAGTCGGCGGGGATCCGGACGTTCGCGCTCGTCAGCCTCGCGGCGGCCGTGTTCTCGCTGCTCGACGAGCCGGGGCTGCTCGTCGTTGGCGGCGTGCTGGTGGTCGCCAGCGCGGTCCTGCTCGCGGTCCGGAGCTTCGTCGAGGCCGACGTCGACGGCCTCTCGCTGACGACGTCGGCGTCGATGCTCGTCGCGTACGGGGTCGGCGTCCTCGTCGCCGAGGGGCTCTTCATCGAGTCCGTGACGGTGGCGGTGCTGTCGTCGCTGTTGCTCGTGTTGAAGCGGGAGCTCCACGCGTTCGCGTGGGGGCTCTCCCGGCAGGAGGTCCGCAGCGCGGTGGAGTTCACCATCCTCGCGTTCGTCGTCTTTCCGCTCCTCCCCGCGGAGACGATCGACCCGTGGAACGCGGTCCAGCCGCGGCTCGTCTGGTCGCTCGTGGTCGCGGTCAGCGCCATCGGCTTCGTCAACTACGTCCTCGTCAAGCGGTATCAGGGGCGCGGCTACGCGGTGACGGGCTTCTTCGGCGGGCTCGTCAACTCGACCGCGGTCGTCGCCGAGATGGCGAAGCGCGCGAAGGGGCGGGCGGACCTGCGCGAGATCGCGGTGGGGTCGATCCTCCTCGCGAACGCGGCCATGGCCTTCCGCAACGCCGCTGTGGTCGCCGTCTTCGTCCCGGAGGCGGCGCTCGTCGTCGGGATGCCCCTCGGCGCGATCACGCTGGCGGGGATCGGGGTCGCGGTGTGGCGAAGCGACTGGCGGACGAACATGGAAGCGGAACTCACCTCCCCGTTCAGCCTCGGCAACGCGCTCACCTTCGGCGCGCTCTTCCTCGTCGTGCTGCTCGTCTCGGCGGTCGCCGAGGAGACGTTCGGCGCGGGCGGGTTCGTCGCCACCTCCTTCCTCGCCGGGCTGGTGTCGTCCGGGACCTCGACCACCACGGCCGTCTCGCTGCTCGGGACCGGACAGATCGGGGTCGACACCGCGGTCGCGGGCGTGGTCGCTGGCACGGCCGCCAGCATCCTGATCAAGACCGCCTTCGCGGCGAGTATCGCGCGCGATCTGGTGCGGCCCGTGTTCCTGTGGAACCTTTTGTTGATCGCTGTGGGCGTGATCGCCGGGTTGCCGCTGTTACTGCTCTGA
- a CDS encoding CBS domain-containing protein: MDLDDRTRVADVMSTPLETIGASAPIREAAKRMRDDGISALVVTTGGGCIVTQSDVVGAVADGRDPEATAVRDVMTEDVETVTPDLMMQEVAAMMTMYGVKHLPVVDDDYVGMVSSTDIAEHLS; encoded by the coding sequence ATGGATCTCGACGACAGGACCCGCGTCGCGGACGTGATGTCGACCCCGCTGGAGACGATCGGCGCGTCGGCGCCGATCCGGGAAGCGGCGAAGCGGATGCGTGACGACGGCATCAGCGCGCTCGTCGTGACGACCGGCGGCGGCTGTATCGTCACACAGAGCGACGTCGTCGGGGCGGTCGCCGACGGGCGCGACCCCGAGGCGACGGCGGTCCGCGACGTGATGACCGAGGACGTGGAAACGGTGACGCCCGACCTCATGATGCAGGAGGTCGCCGCGATGATGACGATGTACGGCGTGAAACACCTCCCGGTCGTCGACGACGACTACGTCGGCATGGTCTCGTCGACAGACATCGCTGAACACCTCTCCTGA
- the ftsZ gene encoding cell division protein FtsZ produces MDSIVEDAIDEAEEAPADDAGGAGESAAGGSAGAPPQTGTMTDDELQDVLQDLQTNITVVGCGGAGGNTVNRMTEEGIHGAKLVAANTDVQHLVNIEADTKILMGQQKTQGRGAGSLPQVGEEAAIESQEEIQDAIDGSDMVFVTAGLGGGTGTGSAPVVAKAARESGALTIAIVTTPFTAEGEVRRTNAEAGLERLRDVSDTVIVVPNDRLLDAVGKLPVRQAFKVSDEVLMRSVKGITELITMPGLVNLDFADVRTVMEKGGVAMIGLGESDSDSKAQDSVKSALRSPLLDVDISGANSALVNVTGGTDMSIEEAEGVVEEIYDRIDPDARIIWGTSVDDELEGEMRTMIVVTGVESPQIYGNNGEPPEGGAPSDVEDIDYVE; encoded by the coding sequence ATGGACTCCATCGTTGAGGACGCCATCGACGAAGCCGAAGAGGCCCCCGCAGACGACGCCGGGGGAGCCGGCGAGAGCGCCGCCGGAGGGAGCGCCGGCGCGCCGCCACAGACCGGGACGATGACCGACGACGAGCTACAGGACGTCCTCCAAGACCTCCAGACGAACATCACGGTCGTCGGCTGCGGGGGCGCCGGCGGCAACACGGTCAACCGCATGACTGAGGAGGGGATCCACGGCGCGAAGCTGGTCGCGGCCAACACCGACGTCCAGCACCTCGTCAACATCGAGGCCGACACGAAGATCCTCATGGGCCAGCAGAAGACGCAGGGGCGCGGCGCCGGCTCCCTCCCGCAGGTGGGCGAGGAGGCCGCTATCGAGTCCCAAGAGGAGATCCAAGACGCCATCGACGGCTCCGACATGGTGTTCGTCACCGCGGGGCTCGGCGGGGGGACGGGGACCGGCTCGGCCCCGGTCGTCGCGAAGGCCGCCCGCGAGTCGGGGGCGCTCACCATCGCTATCGTCACGACGCCGTTCACGGCGGAGGGTGAGGTGCGCCGGACGAACGCCGAGGCCGGCTTAGAGCGGCTCCGCGACGTGAGCGACACGGTCATCGTCGTCCCCAACGACCGCCTGCTCGACGCGGTCGGGAAGCTCCCGGTCCGGCAGGCGTTCAAGGTGTCCGACGAGGTTCTGATGCGCTCGGTGAAGGGGATCACCGAGCTGATCACGATGCCCGGGCTCGTCAACCTCGACTTCGCCGACGTCCGCACCGTGATGGAGAAGGGCGGCGTCGCGATGATCGGCCTCGGCGAGTCCGACTCCGACTCGAAGGCGCAGGACTCCGTGAAGTCCGCGCTGCGCTCGCCGCTGCTCGACGTCGACATCTCCGGCGCGAACTCCGCGCTGGTGAACGTCACCGGCGGCACCGACATGTCCATCGAGGAGGCCGAGGGCGTCGTCGAGGAGATCTACGACCGGATCGACCCCGACGCGCGGATCATCTGGGGGACCTCCGTCGACGACGAGCTGGAGGGGGAGATGCGCACGATGATCGTCGTGACCGGCGTCGAGTCGCCACAGATCTACGGGAACAACGGCGAGCCGCCGGAGGGCGGCGCGCCGAGCGACGTCGAGGACATCGACTACGTGGAGTGA
- a CDS encoding 2-oxoacid:acceptor oxidoreductase subunit alpha — protein MTDDELIWRISGGSGDGIASTSQNFAKALMRSGLNVFTHRHYPSRIRGGHTYTEVRASADPVESRGDGYNFLLALGDSFARNPQEEAVYGNEEIKPLSENLDELREGGVIVYDEGLLDASEIPNFDERVEENNWHVYPLDLRGLARDQGREVMRNTAGVGATCALTGMALDHVQDLMRDAMPEKILEPNLEILQIAYDQVKEEYDVDAPDVSVPTGEHDEEQLLMSGSDAISYGAIDEGCRFIAGYPMTPWTEVFTIMTQNLPKLGGISEQVEDEIAAAALAVGASHAGVKAMSGSSGGGFALMSEPLGLAEMTETPVVLVEAMRAGPSTGMPTKPEQSDLEHVLYTSQGDSQRVVLAPGTVEEAYEQSRLAFRLAYEYQIPSILLYDQKLGGELKNVPKSHFDREPNPTLGKTLSEDALADEPHSPDGKFHRFQHDVEDGVSPRSIPGQKGGRFLATGNEHDPTGHIAESPDNRVAQIDRRTQKLEAIRDDLNQEDTGSYAGPEDAEYGILTFGSQQGTVEEAVGRLNDAGISVKSYGVSDMLPFPTEQVREFVESVDEVLVVEMTASGQFRGLVQKNLGQYGEKLSSLLKYNGNPFEPAEVVDGFEAAIVEGDGDASGHQTTFVPAAGD, from the coding sequence ATGACTGACGACGAACTCATCTGGCGGATATCGGGGGGGTCCGGTGACGGGATCGCTTCGACAAGCCAGAACTTCGCGAAGGCCTTGATGCGATCGGGGCTCAACGTCTTCACGCATCGGCACTACCCGTCGCGGATCCGCGGCGGTCACACCTACACCGAGGTCCGCGCGTCGGCGGACCCCGTCGAATCCCGGGGCGACGGCTACAACTTCCTGCTCGCGCTGGGCGACTCGTTCGCCCGCAACCCGCAGGAGGAGGCCGTCTACGGCAACGAGGAGATCAAGCCGCTCTCGGAGAACCTCGACGAGCTCCGCGAGGGCGGGGTCATCGTCTACGACGAGGGACTCCTCGACGCCTCGGAGATTCCGAACTTCGACGAGCGCGTCGAGGAGAACAACTGGCACGTGTACCCCCTCGACCTCCGCGGGCTCGCCCGCGATCAGGGTCGTGAGGTCATGCGGAACACCGCCGGCGTCGGCGCGACCTGCGCGCTGACCGGGATGGCTCTCGACCACGTCCAGGACCTCATGCGCGACGCGATGCCGGAGAAGATCCTCGAACCGAACCTCGAGATCCTCCAGATCGCGTACGATCAGGTCAAAGAGGAGTACGACGTGGACGCGCCGGACGTGTCGGTACCGACGGGCGAACACGACGAAGAGCAGCTCCTCATGTCCGGCTCGGACGCCATCTCCTACGGCGCCATCGACGAGGGCTGCCGGTTCATCGCCGGCTACCCGATGACGCCGTGGACCGAGGTGTTCACCATCATGACGCAGAACCTGCCGAAACTCGGCGGGATCTCCGAGCAGGTGGAAGACGAGATCGCGGCGGCCGCGCTCGCGGTCGGCGCCTCGCACGCCGGCGTGAAGGCGATGTCCGGCTCCTCAGGCGGCGGGTTCGCGCTGATGTCCGAGCCGCTCGGGCTCGCGGAGATGACGGAGACGCCCGTCGTCCTCGTCGAGGCCATGCGCGCCGGCCCCTCGACCGGGATGCCGACGAAGCCGGAGCAGTCCGACCTCGAACACGTCCTCTACACCTCGCAGGGCGACTCCCAGCGCGTCGTCTTAGCGCCCGGGACCGTCGAGGAGGCGTACGAGCAGTCGCGGCTCGCCTTCCGGCTGGCCTACGAGTACCAGATCCCGTCGATCCTCCTGTACGACCAGAAGCTCGGCGGCGAGCTGAAGAACGTCCCGAAGAGCCACTTCGACCGCGAGCCGAACCCGACGCTCGGGAAGACGCTCTCCGAGGACGCGCTCGCCGACGAGCCGCACTCGCCCGACGGGAAGTTCCACCGGTTCCAGCACGACGTCGAGGACGGCGTCTCCCCGCGGTCGATCCCCGGCCAGAAGGGCGGTCGCTTCCTCGCGACCGGCAACGAGCACGACCCCACCGGGCACATCGCGGAGTCGCCCGACAACCGCGTCGCGCAGATCGACCGGCGGACCCAGAAGCTGGAGGCGATCCGCGACGACCTCAACCAGGAGGACACCGGCTCGTACGCCGGCCCCGAGGACGCCGAGTACGGCATCCTCACGTTCGGCAGCCAGCAGGGGACCGTCGAGGAGGCGGTCGGTCGCCTCAACGACGCCGGGATATCGGTGAAGTCGTACGGCGTCTCAGACATGCTCCCGTTCCCGACCGAGCAGGTCAGGGAGTTCGTCGAGAGCGTCGACGAGGTCCTCGTCGTCGAGATGACGGCGTCCGGACAGTTCCGCGGGCTCGTCCAGAAGAACCTCGGTCAGTACGGTGAGAAGCTGTCGAGCCTGCTGAAGTACAACGGGAACCCGTTCGAGCCGGCGGAGGTCGTCGACGGGTTCGAGGCCGCGATCGTCGAGGGCGACGGCGACGCGTCCGGTCATCAGACCACCTTCGTCCCAGCCGCAGGTGACTAA
- a CDS encoding D-aminoacyl-tRNA deacylase, with translation MIAIVVSRADGASAHIGERLLEVGDWETREDGSRPDADGGGTYYRTDGFELREFDELHIRLSDPAAAFDCAPEFLAFVSRHSGETGELLTAHVTGNFGGAEYGGDPESLARAAPGAEKRVVEALAQHAPDGYEVGIECTHHGPTDVSVPSLFVELGSDEPQWEDPDAARAVARAVLDLRGTGADLFDCDAEGIGDGDTDAGSRPRHVVGFGGGHYAPRFTRIVRETEWAVGHVGADWALADLGAPEANRDVIETAFDRSRAEHAVIDGDRPELAAVVEKLGHRVVSETWVREVGDAPLPLVEHLEAEIGPVDEGLRFGAVEPRLAGEQRGDAEAVGDAVRVRELPTDLLARAQGLDADAAREAVERVAVAFDTEQGGTRAVGSAAFATAPETPGYAELVEGLAGVLETGYDAVEVAPDKGAVVASETAFDPALAAERGVPEGPAFGRLADGEAVAVDGETVELGDVSRTRTDRFPIDGSGLK, from the coding sequence GTGATAGCGATCGTCGTCAGCCGGGCCGACGGCGCCTCGGCGCACATCGGCGAGCGGCTCTTGGAAGTCGGCGACTGGGAGACCCGCGAGGACGGCTCGCGCCCCGACGCCGACGGAGGCGGGACCTACTATCGGACGGACGGGTTCGAGCTCCGCGAGTTCGACGAGCTCCACATCCGCCTCTCCGACCCGGCGGCCGCCTTCGATTGCGCCCCCGAGTTCCTGGCGTTCGTCTCCCGGCACTCGGGCGAGACCGGGGAACTCCTCACCGCGCACGTCACCGGAAACTTCGGCGGCGCGGAGTACGGCGGCGATCCGGAGTCGCTGGCGCGGGCCGCGCCCGGCGCCGAGAAGCGGGTCGTCGAGGCGCTCGCGCAACACGCGCCCGATGGGTACGAGGTCGGCATCGAGTGCACGCACCACGGCCCGACGGACGTCTCGGTCCCCTCCTTGTTCGTCGAACTCGGCTCCGACGAGCCGCAGTGGGAGGACCCGGATGCGGCCCGGGCAGTCGCGCGGGCGGTCCTCGATCTGCGGGGGACGGGCGCGGACCTATTCGACTGCGACGCCGAGGGGATCGGCGACGGCGACACCGACGCCGGGAGTCGCCCCCGCCACGTCGTCGGCTTCGGCGGCGGCCACTACGCCCCGCGATTCACCCGGATCGTCCGCGAGACGGAGTGGGCGGTGGGTCACGTCGGCGCCGACTGGGCGCTCGCGGACCTCGGCGCGCCGGAGGCAAACCGCGACGTGATCGAGACCGCCTTCGATCGGAGCCGGGCCGAACACGCCGTGATCGACGGCGACCGTCCCGAGCTCGCCGCGGTCGTCGAGAAGCTCGGCCACCGGGTCGTGAGCGAGACGTGGGTCCGCGAGGTCGGCGACGCGCCGCTCCCGCTCGTCGAGCACCTAGAGGCCGAGATCGGTCCCGTCGACGAGGGGCTGCGGTTCGGCGCGGTCGAACCGAGACTGGCCGGCGAGCAGCGCGGCGACGCCGAGGCGGTCGGCGACGCGGTCCGCGTCCGCGAGCTCCCAACAGACCTGCTCGCGCGAGCGCAGGGGCTCGACGCCGACGCGGCGCGCGAGGCGGTCGAGCGCGTCGCCGTCGCGTTCGACACGGAGCAGGGCGGTACCCGCGCGGTCGGGAGCGCCGCGTTCGCGACGGCACCGGAGACCCCGGGCTACGCGGAGCTCGTCGAGGGGCTTGCCGGGGTGCTGGAAACGGGCTACGACGCGGTCGAGGTGGCGCCCGACAAGGGTGCGGTCGTCGCCAGCGAGACGGCGTTCGACCCGGCGCTGGCGGCCGAACGGGGCGTCCCGGAGGGTCCGGCGTTCGGGCGGTTAGCCGACGGGGAGGCCGTCGCGGTCGACGGCGAGACCGTCGAGCTGGGCGACGTGTCGCGGACGCGCACGGACCGGTTCCCGATCGACGGCTCCGGCCTGAAATAA
- the lrpA1 gene encoding HTH-type transcriptional regulator LrpA1, which translates to MSTVSTEERILSVLEEDAQASCGEIAEQADVSKPTVRKYIDRLEERGVIVGYSAEVDPKKLSSQSIAMVGMDVDSGQYVEATRELKSLDEVQALYTSSGDHMLMAEVRAGDGDELGDVISEKLLGVDGVTAAHPSFLQERLK; encoded by the coding sequence ATGAGTACCGTATCGACGGAGGAACGGATCCTCTCCGTGTTAGAAGAGGACGCACAGGCGTCCTGCGGAGAGATCGCCGAGCAGGCCGACGTCTCGAAGCCGACGGTGCGGAAGTACATCGACCGCCTCGAGGAGCGGGGCGTGATCGTCGGCTACTCCGCGGAGGTCGACCCGAAGAAGCTCTCGTCGCAGTCGATCGCCATGGTCGGGATGGACGTCGACTCCGGACAGTACGTGGAGGCAACCCGCGAGCTGAAGTCGCTCGACGAGGTCCAGGCGCTGTACACCTCCTCCGGCGACCACATGCTGATGGCCGAGGTCCGCGCCGGCGACGGCGACGAGCTCGGCGACGTCATCTCCGAGAAGCTGCTCGGCGTCGACGGCGTCACCGCGGCGCACCCCTCGTTCCTCCAGGAGCGCCTGAAGTAA
- the dph5 gene encoding diphthine synthase — MLTFIGLGLYDERSVTVEGREALREADRVFAEFYTSRLVGADVADLEAYHGVDVEVRDRDGVERDPEPILDAAASGDAAFLTAGDTMISTTHTDLRLRAEEREIDTRVIHGVTAQSAASSLTGLQNYRFGKATTLPFPYAHGGDDVPASVIETIEANRERGLHTVVYLDIKVGTGPTGPDPDHEEYMTADVAAGLLADNWGDELAVVVARAGSPDAVVAADRLSALADREFGDPLHLLVIPGDLHHVEADALVGLADAPESLVEE, encoded by the coding sequence ATGCTCACGTTCATCGGGCTCGGCCTCTACGACGAGCGCTCCGTCACCGTCGAGGGACGAGAGGCGCTGCGCGAGGCCGACCGCGTCTTCGCGGAGTTCTACACCAGCCGGCTCGTCGGCGCCGACGTCGCCGACCTGGAGGCGTACCACGGCGTCGACGTCGAGGTCCGCGACCGCGACGGCGTCGAGCGCGACCCGGAGCCGATCCTCGACGCGGCCGCGTCCGGCGACGCCGCGTTCCTCACCGCCGGGGACACGATGATCTCGACCACTCACACCGACCTCCGGCTTCGCGCCGAGGAGCGAGAGATCGACACGCGGGTGATCCACGGCGTCACCGCGCAGTCGGCGGCGTCGAGCCTCACCGGCCTCCAGAACTACCGGTTCGGCAAGGCGACGACGCTGCCGTTCCCGTACGCGCACGGCGGCGACGACGTGCCCGCGAGCGTAATCGAGACGATCGAGGCGAACCGGGAGCGCGGGCTCCACACCGTCGTCTACCTCGACATCAAGGTCGGTACGGGACCGACCGGACCCGACCCCGACCACGAGGAGTACATGACCGCGGACGTCGCCGCCGGGTTACTCGCCGACAACTGGGGCGACGAGCTCGCGGTCGTCGTCGCGCGCGCCGGCTCGCCGGACGCGGTCGTCGCGGCCGACCGCCTGAGCGCGCTCGCGGACCGCGAGTTCGGCGACCCGCTCCACCTGCTCGTGATCCCCGGCGACCTCCACCACGTCGAGGCGGACGCCCTCGTCGGCCTCGCCGACGCCCCCGAGTCGCTCGTCGAGGAGTGA
- a CDS encoding CBS domain-containing protein has protein sequence MNDVPVDRLMSTDLTTIERGAAAADAAKRMRETGVGSILVVEPDGTLAGLITATDFVALVRDNDPKDRTPVEAFMTTDVVTVGREDTVAELAEPTAHGYTHLPVTDADGRPIGMVSATDLTAHLSKAR, from the coding sequence ATGAACGACGTGCCCGTCGACCGGCTCATGTCGACCGACCTCACCACGATCGAACGCGGGGCCGCCGCGGCCGACGCGGCGAAGCGGATGCGCGAGACCGGCGTCGGTTCGATCCTCGTTGTCGAGCCCGACGGGACGCTGGCCGGGCTGATCACCGCGACGGACTTCGTCGCGCTCGTCCGCGACAACGACCCGAAAGACCGGACACCGGTCGAGGCGTTCATGACGACCGACGTCGTCACGGTGGGTCGCGAGGACACCGTCGCAGAGCTGGCGGAGCCGACCGCGCACGGGTACACCCACCTCCCGGTGACTGACGCCGACGGCAGGCCGATCGGGATGGTGTCGGCGACGGACCTCACCGCGCACCTCTCGAAGGCGCGGTGA
- a CDS encoding transcription elongation factor Spt5 has translation MPIYSVKTTASQERTVADMLAEKEAPEIQAVIAPDQLTSYVMVEATDGTAFGRILDEIPHARGVIQGGDGPAESPFSEVEHFLSPTPDVEGIGEGDIVELIAGPFKGEKARVQRIDEGKDQVTVELYEATVPIPVTVRGDQIRVLDSEER, from the coding sequence ATGCCGATCTACTCGGTCAAGACGACGGCGAGCCAAGAGCGCACCGTCGCCGACATGCTCGCCGAGAAGGAGGCGCCGGAGATCCAGGCCGTCATCGCTCCCGACCAGCTCACGAGCTATGTGATGGTCGAGGCGACCGACGGGACCGCGTTCGGGCGGATCCTCGACGAGATCCCGCACGCCCGCGGCGTCATTCAGGGCGGCGACGGGCCCGCCGAGAGTCCCTTCTCCGAGGTCGAGCACTTCCTCTCGCCGACCCCGGACGTGGAGGGGATCGGCGAGGGCGACATCGTCGAGCTGATCGCCGGCCCGTTCAAAGGGGAGAAGGCGCGCGTCCAGCGGATCGACGAGGGGAAAGATCAGGTGACCGTCGAGCTGTACGAGGCGACCGTGCCGATTCCGGTAACGGTCCGCGGCGACCAGATCCGTGTGCTCGACAGCGAGGAGCGATAG
- the artA gene encoding archaeosortase A, whose translation MFGHGAPAVLSVIPDTFTFAWIVAILFATAWLLDSRGLSAGRTLAAATWALFGLFWLSTVPYFAFEHQSYVESILALVGFPASVYAGYLLYDGRASLFTLTRAIAIMLFIYLPFETIPAFTFAGVAVPEPRRILIEIVASQTGALIDLLGYAPEAVTSNEGYDAAYSWTLDDGHTVIIHIVLACTGLGSMAIFGGLVAAVEAPLSRKLRALAVSLPLIYVLNILRTTFISVVAGNQYMHWYPDLVLTMFGATDPYRVSFLISDRIMSQLLAVVALIAITFLAVRELPELAVILEDVLYLITGEEHDLTESLDLPREPTNR comes from the coding sequence ATGTTCGGCCACGGCGCGCCGGCGGTGTTGAGCGTGATCCCCGACACGTTCACGTTCGCGTGGATCGTCGCGATCCTCTTCGCGACGGCGTGGCTGCTCGACAGCCGCGGGCTGTCAGCGGGGCGGACGCTCGCGGCCGCGACGTGGGCGCTGTTCGGGCTGTTCTGGCTGTCGACGGTGCCGTACTTCGCGTTCGAACACCAGAGCTACGTGGAGTCGATCCTCGCGCTCGTCGGCTTCCCGGCCAGCGTGTACGCCGGGTACCTCCTGTACGACGGGCGGGCGTCGCTTTTCACCCTCACCCGGGCCATCGCGATTATGCTGTTCATCTACCTCCCGTTCGAGACGATCCCGGCGTTCACGTTCGCCGGGGTCGCGGTGCCGGAGCCCCGTCGGATCCTCATCGAAATCGTGGCTTCGCAGACGGGGGCGCTCATCGACCTGCTCGGGTACGCGCCCGAGGCGGTGACGAGCAACGAGGGGTACGACGCGGCGTACTCGTGGACGCTCGACGACGGCCACACGGTCATCATCCACATCGTGCTGGCGTGTACGGGGCTCGGGAGCATGGCCATCTTCGGCGGCCTGGTGGCCGCCGTCGAGGCGCCGCTCTCCCGGAAGCTCCGCGCGCTCGCGGTGTCGCTCCCGCTCATCTACGTCCTGAACATCCTCCGGACGACGTTCATCTCCGTGGTGGCCGGCAACCAGTACATGCACTGGTACCCGGACCTCGTGTTGACGATGTTCGGCGCGACCGACCCGTACCGCGTCTCCTTCCTCATCTCCGACCGGATCATGAGCCAGCTGTTGGCGGTCGTGGCGCTCATCGCGATCACCTTCCTCGCGGTGCGCGAGCTGCCCGAGCTCGCGGTGATCTTGGAGGACGTCCTCTACCTCATCACCGGCGAGGAACACGACCTGACGGAGTCGCTCGACCTCCCGCGCGAGCCGACGAACCGGTAG